In the Vicia villosa cultivar HV-30 ecotype Madison, WI unplaced genomic scaffold, Vvil1.0 ctg.001419F_1_1, whole genome shotgun sequence genome, one interval contains:
- the LOC131635058 gene encoding uncharacterized protein LOC131635058 — protein sequence MVATLKILSRLLHEANKFELKPSLLQAVQQNQFSGSPTDDPNLHLFMFVQYANTVKANGVSPETIRLRLFPFSLRDRARAWLQSLPSNSITTWDELKKVFLARYFPSSKTAMLRGQINKFTQKDNESLFEAWERYKDMLRLCPHHGLEPWLIIHTFYGGLLYNTKLSLDAAAGGALMDKPYNESYQLIENMAQNHYQWGGERASVEKPQAKGGMYEVSGIDHVNAKVDALTQKIENLSMTPSAIVAAIAPNCELCGVQGHIVSECQLLAGIPPDQMNYAQGNPYSNTYNPGWKNHPNFSYKNNNALYAPQTPPGFQKPNQTAPQVAPQAPRKSNLEIIMENFVATQTQQNKEFMNQNIHTSELVKQLATKVDALATHNKMLETQISQVAQQQGTTAAPAGVFPGQPQPNSKSF from the coding sequence atggtggcgactctaaaaatttTAAGCCGGTTGCTACACGAGGCGAACAAATTCGAGCTTAAACCGTCATTGTTGCAAGCCGTgcaacaaaatcaattttctgGAAGCCCTACGGATGATCCGAATCTCCATTTATTCATGTTCGTGCAATATGCCAACACAGTGAAAGCCAATGGCGTTAGTCCCGAAACTATTAGATTACGTCTTTTCCCATTCTCTCTAAGAGATAGAGCCAGAGCTTGGCTCCAATCCTTACCTTcgaattccataactacatgggacgaactGAAAAAGGTCTTCTTAGCAAGATATTTTCCATCCAGTAAGACCGCGATGCTGAGAGGTCAAATCAACAAATTTACTCAAAAAGACAATGAATCGCTTTTCGAAGCTTGGGAAAGATACAAGGATATGCTGAGACTCTGCCCGCATCATGGACTTGAACCATGGCTAATCATTCACACcttctatggtggtctcctatATAACACCAAGTTATCTCTAGACGCTGCCGCTGGTGgcgcattaatggacaaaccttaTAATGAATCCTATCAACTCAttgagaacatggcacaaaaccattatcaatggggaggagaacgagcATCTGTGGAGAAACCTCAAGCTAAAGGAGGGATGTATGAAGTCAGTGGCATAGATCACGTCAACGCCAAAGTAGACGCCCTGACTCAGAAAATCGAAAATTTATCTATGACTCCATCAGCCATCGTGGCTGCCATAGCTCCAAACTGCGAGTTATGCGGAGTACAAGGACATATCGTTTCTGAATGTCAATTGCTAGCTGGAATTCCTCCTGATCAAATGAACTACGCGCAAGgaaatccttattctaacacctacaacccaggatggaagaatcatccTAATTTCTCTTATAAGAATAACAATGCGTTATACGCTCCACAAACACCTCCTGGTTTTCAAAAGCCAAATCAAACTGCACCTCAGGTTGCACCTCAAGCACCCCGAAAGTCCAACCTTGAGATAATAATGGAAAACTTTGTTGCTACTCAAACACAACAAAATAAGGAATTTATGAACCAAAACATACACACCTCTGAATTAGTGAAACAATTAGCAACCAAAGTAGATGCCTTGGCcacacataacaaaatgttagaaacccAGATTTCTCAAGTAGCCCAACAACAAGGAACAACTGCTGCTCCTGCTGGAGTTTTTCCTGGTCAACCACAACctaactcaaaatctttttaa